A genomic region of Balaenoptera ricei isolate mBalRic1 chromosome 21, mBalRic1.hap2, whole genome shotgun sequence contains the following coding sequences:
- the LOC132356443 gene encoding neuronal acetylcholine receptor subunit beta-3 produces the protein MTTNVWLKQEWTDHKLRWNPDEYGGIHSIKVPSESLWLPDIVLFENADGRFEGSLMTKAIVKSDGTVVWTPPASYKSSCTMDVTFFPFDRQNCSMKFGSWTYDGTMVDLVLIDENVDRKDFFDNGEWEILNAKGTAGSRRDGAYRYPFITYSFVLRRLPLFYTLFLIIPCLGLSVLTVLVFYLPSDEGEKLSLSTSVLVSLTVFLLVIEEIIPSSSKVIPLIGEYLLFIMVFVTLSIIVTVFVINVHHRSPSTYHPMAPWVKRLFLQKLPKLLCMKDHVDGYSFPDKEESKRAVRGKVLEKRKQKQISDGEKVLVTFLEKAADSIRYISSHMKKEHFISQVVQDWKFAAQVLDRIFLWLFLIASATGSVLIFTPALKMWLHSYH, from the exons GAATGGACAGACCACAAATTACGCTGGAATCCAGATGAATACGGTGGAATTCACTCAATTAAAGTTCCGTCAGAATCTCTCTGGCTGCCTGACATAGTTCTGTTTGAAAA CGCTGACGGACGGTTCGAAGGCTCGCTCATGACCAAGGCCATCGTGAAATCCGACGGGACCGTGGTGTGGACGCCTCCCGCCAGCTACAAAAGCTCCTGCACCATGGACGTCACCTTCTTCCCATTCGACAGGCAGAACTGCTCCATGAAGTTCGGATCCTGGACTTACGACGGGACCATGGTTGACCTCGTCCTGATAGATGAGAACGTGGACAGAAAAGACTTCTTTGACAACGGAGAGTGGGAGATCCTCAACGCCAAGGGCACGGCGGGGAGCAGGAGAGACGGCGCGTACCGGTACCCGTTCATCACCTACTCCTTCGTGCTGCGCCGCCTGCCCCTGTTCTACACCCTCTTCCTCATCATCCCCTGCCTGGGGCTGTCCGTTCTGACAGTGCTTGTCTTCTACTTGCCTTCTGACGAGGGGGAGAAGCTCTCCTTATCCACCTCCGTCTTGGTTTCCCTGACAGTGTTTCTCCTGGTGATTGAAGAAATCATCCCGTCCTCCTCCAAGGTCATCCCGCTCATTGGCGAGTACCTCCTGTTCATCATGGTCTTCGTCACCCTGTCCATCATCGTCACCGTGTTTGTCATCAACGTCCACCACAGATCTCCCTCCACTTACCACCCCATGGCCCCCTGGGTTAAGCGGCTGTTTCTGCAAAAACTTCCTAAATTACTTTGCATGAAGGACCACGTGGATGGCTACTCTTTCCCGGATAAAGAGGAGAGTAAACGGGCAGTGAGAGGTAAAGTCCtcgaaaaaaggaaacaaaagcagattAGCGATGGAGAAAAAGTTCTGGTCACTTTCCTGGAAAAGGCTGCGGATTCCATCAGATACATTTCCAGCCACATGAAGAAAGAGCATTTCATCAGTCAG gTGGTGCAAGACTGGAAGTTCGCAGCTCAAGTTCTCGACCGGAtcttcctctggctctttctGATCGCGTCTGCCACCGGCTCAGTGCTGATTTTCACCCCTGCTTTGAAGATGTGGCTACACAGTTACCATTAG